In a genomic window of Deltaproteobacteria bacterium:
- a CDS encoding PEP-CTERM sorting domain-containing protein: MKILRRLSFLAVSFWGCIGLFSSMSPARAGAISGTNSITGLFDASVGNRQITFTGFEPGFGNGVIADVNISINYAKADGEAFNPPFPTFDRPFFNEIHFAIIAPNGMTVELIAANSFNEGAGGTNFDATQTFDQQAANVVNVNLDLPAAGSFRPTGPGSLNDFNGFSALGTWTLFIEDTVIDDALRFRSFTLNIITDVFSVPEPTSLLLLTLGIVGLTLRRRRFSN, from the coding sequence ATGAAGATATTGCGCCGCTTATCCTTCTTAGCAGTCTCGTTCTGGGGGTGCATTGGACTCTTTTCGTCGATGAGTCCTGCCCGCGCGGGAGCGATTAGCGGAACCAACTCGATCACCGGGCTCTTTGATGCGAGTGTTGGCAATCGGCAAATCACTTTCACAGGCTTCGAGCCTGGGTTCGGCAACGGTGTCATCGCCGATGTGAATATTTCGATCAACTATGCCAAGGCCGATGGTGAAGCGTTCAATCCACCATTTCCCACCTTTGACCGACCGTTTTTTAACGAGATACATTTTGCGATCATCGCTCCAAACGGTATGACCGTTGAGTTGATTGCAGCAAACAGCTTCAATGAAGGTGCGGGCGGCACCAACTTTGATGCCACACAGACCTTCGATCAGCAAGCTGCCAATGTCGTCAATGTGAATCTCGATCTGCCAGCTGCGGGAAGCTTCCGTCCGACCGGACCCGGCAGCTTGAACGATTTCAATGGCTTCTCAGCCCTGGGCACCTGGACGCTGTTCATAGAAGATACTGTTATCGACGACGCTCTACGATTTCGTAGCTTTACGCTTAACATTATTACCGACGTGTTTAGCGTCCCCGAACCGACGAGTTTATTGCTCCTGACCTTGGGCATTGTCGGATTGACCTTGCGTCGTCGTAGATTTTCGAACTAA
- a CDS encoding MFS transporter gives MPDPSQEKTSALRRYGLVALGFIHIAVGRGLHGTFGVFFVAFLDAFGWSRAVTAGAASLAIIVEGIFHPIVGTLTDRIGGRKTLLLGGLVLAIGLAFSATVNSVWQLYFWVGVVSAAGISLIGMVPHVAIISRQYANRKATALGIAWAGGGVGIFVLVPVTAAMIANWGWASAYIGLAVMVAILVIPPVLFFIRADHEQAQGTASQSHAPGHAKHAVDDGDWTVKQALTNSSFWLLFGARVLASLGNQIIVTHQVAHAVDVGYPKIFAASIFGVMGVVSIAGRILFGYLADRMRRELVYTWVQAVSAVGTVALLATTDNSMPILLYAYAVFYGMGQGSRALVLSAISIDVFKGKNFGAIFGYFTLSVGVGGAIGAWLGGYLFDVTRSYQIAFSISLACLIGSVFVVFMSTRSIRAQSAARGA, from the coding sequence ATGCCCGATCCCTCGCAGGAAAAAACTTCGGCTCTGCGCCGCTATGGTCTCGTCGCGCTCGGCTTTATTCACATCGCTGTGGGCCGCGGTCTGCACGGCACCTTCGGTGTGTTTTTTGTTGCCTTTCTTGACGCCTTTGGCTGGAGCCGCGCGGTCACGGCTGGTGCCGCCTCGCTGGCGATCATTGTCGAGGGAATTTTCCATCCGATCGTCGGCACGCTGACGGATCGGATCGGCGGCCGCAAGACCCTCTTGTTGGGCGGCCTCGTGCTCGCCATTGGTTTGGCCTTTAGTGCTACGGTCAACTCGGTTTGGCAACTTTATTTTTGGGTTGGCGTTGTCTCTGCGGCGGGTATCTCGCTCATTGGCATGGTGCCGCACGTGGCGATCATCTCGCGTCAGTACGCGAACCGCAAAGCGACAGCGTTGGGCATTGCCTGGGCGGGCGGCGGCGTCGGCATTTTTGTGCTCGTGCCGGTGACGGCCGCGATGATTGCAAACTGGGGCTGGGCCTCCGCCTATATTGGCCTGGCTGTGATGGTGGCGATACTGGTGATACCGCCGGTATTATTTTTCATCCGCGCGGATCATGAGCAAGCGCAAGGCACGGCGAGCCAATCCCATGCGCCTGGTCATGCTAAGCACGCCGTAGACGACGGCGACTGGACCGTCAAACAAGCTTTGACCAATTCTTCCTTTTGGCTGCTCTTTGGCGCCAGAGTTCTGGCGAGCCTCGGCAATCAAATCATTGTGACCCATCAGGTCGCCCATGCCGTGGACGTCGGCTATCCGAAGATTTTCGCGGCGTCGATCTTCGGCGTTATGGGCGTGGTCAGCATCGCCGGGCGGATCTTGTTCGGCTACCTGGCCGACCGCATGCGCCGTGAACTGGTTTACACCTGGGTTCAGGCGGTGTCCGCAGTGGGAACTGTAGCCTTGCTGGCGACCACGGACAATTCCATGCCGATCTTGCTCTACGCCTACGCCGTATTCTACGGCATGGGCCAGGGTTCGCGCGCGCTGGTTTTGTCGGCGATTTCTATCGACGTGTTCAAGGGCAAGAACTTCGGCGCGATCTTTGGTTACTTTACCTTGAGCGTCGGCGTCGGCGGCGCTATCGGCGCCTGGCTTGGCGGTTACCTCTTTGACGTCACGCGCAGTTATCAGATCGCGTTTTCGATTTCGTTGGCCTGTTTAATAGGTTCGGTTTTCGTGGTTTTTATGAGCACTCGTAGTATCAGAGCACAAAGCGCGGCAAGGGGGGCATAG
- a CDS encoding glutathione S-transferase family protein: MIQLYTWGTPNGKKVSIMLEETGLPYEVHAINIGQGDQLKPEYLAINPNNKIPAIIDSDGPGGKPLKLFESGAILIYLADKSGKLWPADMARRYEVVQWLMFQMGGVGPMFGQANYFYRLEPKNPGAIERFYKEAIRLYNVLDKELGQREYLAGEYSIADIATYPWVGRHEGHNVKLEEFSNVKRWFDQIGKRPAVQRGMEIPKR; encoded by the coding sequence ATGATTCAACTTTACACTTGGGGCACGCCCAACGGCAAGAAAGTTTCTATCATGTTGGAAGAGACCGGCCTGCCATATGAAGTGCATGCGATCAACATCGGCCAGGGCGATCAGCTGAAGCCAGAGTATCTGGCGATCAATCCCAATAATAAAATTCCGGCGATCATCGACAGCGATGGCCCCGGCGGTAAACCACTCAAGCTATTCGAGTCGGGCGCCATCTTAATCTACCTGGCCGACAAGAGCGGCAAGCTCTGGCCGGCTGACATGGCGAGGCGCTACGAAGTAGTTCAGTGGCTGATGTTCCAAATGGGCGGTGTCGGGCCGATGTTCGGCCAGGCCAATTATTTTTACCGGCTCGAACCGAAAAATCCCGGTGCCATCGAGCGCTTCTACAAAGAAGCGATCCGGCTTTACAACGTGCTCGACAAGGAGTTGGGCCAACGCGAATATCTTGCCGGCGAATATTCGATTGCCGATATCGCGACCTATCCTTGGGTCGGACGCCATGAAGGGCACAACGTGAAGTTGGAAGAGTTTTCCAATGTAAAACGCTGGTTCGATCAGATCGGCAAAAGGCCGGCGGTGCAGCGGGGGATGGAGATACCGAAGAGGTAG
- a CDS encoding thiamine pyrophosphate-binding protein, translated as MSKTEKPRAEWGSDVVVDLLKAFEFEYIAINPGATFRGLHDSLVNYGGNHAPEIILCNHEEIAVALAHGYARAKGRPMAAAVHNVVGLQHASMAIYNAWADRLPVIVLGGTGPMDSANRRPWIDWVHTANVQGNLVRDFCKWDDQPASVEAVPDSFIRSYRLATTDPMGPVYICYDGDVQEKQLSGEISVDISRYPAPLPLQAPEEGFEKTIRLILEAKRPVIIADWVGRKEAGFKALGELAEMLAAPVLDQFGRFNFPVQHPLNLTGQTDKVIPRADLILALDVPDLEGATVRRAQERGNRKATPLIAPGTKMLNVALDDLLVRAWATDFNKLREADLMILADTALFLPELVRRLTGEKRLADQQGAIGQRRAEWSKIYEDKKAALEKELKAKWDEKPVSMTRIYAEINEALKNEDWVLTNGSSQGKENFYLPATKFNQILGKYKGGGLGYGMPASLGAALALKGSGKFCINIQPDGDLLFTVSSIWTAVHHQIPLLSIVCSNRSYFNDEEHQERIAIQRNRPAENKTIGIRIEDPNVDFGAMARTYGCWGAGPITEPKDLVKTLREAVKVVKGGKPALVDVVCQMR; from the coding sequence ATGTCCAAGACCGAAAAGCCCCGCGCCGAGTGGGGATCGGACGTTGTCGTCGATCTGCTCAAGGCGTTTGAGTTCGAATACATCGCCATCAATCCCGGCGCGACGTTTCGCGGCTTGCACGATTCTCTCGTGAATTACGGCGGCAACCATGCGCCGGAGATTATTCTCTGCAATCACGAAGAGATCGCTGTCGCGCTGGCGCATGGCTACGCCCGTGCGAAGGGTAGGCCGATGGCGGCGGCGGTGCACAACGTTGTCGGTTTGCAGCACGCCTCCATGGCGATCTACAACGCCTGGGCAGATCGCTTGCCCGTAATCGTGCTCGGCGGCACCGGGCCGATGGACTCGGCCAACCGGCGGCCCTGGATCGACTGGGTGCACACCGCTAACGTGCAGGGCAATCTGGTGCGCGACTTCTGCAAGTGGGACGATCAACCGGCGAGCGTCGAGGCGGTGCCAGATTCGTTCATCCGTAGCTATCGCTTGGCGACCACCGATCCCATGGGGCCGGTCTACATTTGCTATGACGGCGATGTGCAGGAGAAGCAGCTGTCCGGCGAGATTTCAGTAGACATTTCGCGCTACCCCGCACCGCTGCCGCTGCAAGCGCCGGAAGAAGGTTTTGAGAAAACCATCCGCTTAATTCTCGAAGCGAAGCGTCCGGTGATTATTGCCGACTGGGTTGGGCGCAAGGAGGCCGGTTTCAAAGCGCTCGGCGAGTTGGCAGAAATGCTCGCCGCGCCGGTGCTCGATCAGTTCGGCCGGTTTAATTTCCCTGTGCAGCATCCGCTCAATCTCACCGGCCAGACTGATAAAGTGATTCCCCGGGCGGACTTAATTCTTGCCCTTGACGTTCCTGACCTCGAAGGCGCCACGGTACGCCGCGCTCAAGAGCGCGGCAATCGCAAAGCGACTCCATTGATCGCGCCGGGGACGAAGATGCTCAACGTCGCGTTGGACGATCTCCTCGTGCGCGCCTGGGCGACGGATTTTAACAAGCTGCGCGAAGCGGATCTGATGATTCTCGCCGACACTGCCCTATTCTTGCCTGAGTTGGTGCGGCGCTTGACAGGGGAGAAGAGACTTGCGGATCAACAGGGCGCCATCGGCCAGCGGCGCGCCGAGTGGAGCAAGATCTACGAAGACAAAAAGGCGGCGTTGGAAAAAGAGCTGAAAGCCAAATGGGATGAAAAGCCGGTGTCGATGACGCGTATTTACGCCGAGATCAACGAAGCGCTCAAGAACGAAGATTGGGTGCTGACCAACGGCAGCTCGCAGGGAAAAGAGAATTTCTATCTGCCGGCCACCAAGTTCAATCAGATTCTCGGCAAATACAAAGGCGGCGGCTTGGGCTACGGGATGCCGGCGTCACTGGGAGCAGCGCTCGCGCTCAAAGGCTCAGGCAAATTCTGCATCAACATCCAGCCCGACGGCGATCTATTGTTCACTGTGAGTTCGATCTGGACTGCGGTGCATCATCAAATCCCTCTGCTCAGCATCGTCTGCAGCAATCGTTCTTATTTCAATGACGAAGAGCATCAAGAGCGCATCGCGATTCAGCGTAACCGCCCGGCGGAAAATAAGACCATTGGCATCCGTATCGAAGACCCCAACGTCGACTTTGGCGCCATGGCGCGCACCTATGGTTGCTGGGGCGCGGGGCCGATTACGGAGCCGAAGGATTTGGTCAAGACTCTGCGCGAGGCGGTGAAGGTCGTCAAGGGCGGCAAGCCCGCCCTGGTGGATGTGGTTTGTCAGATGCGCTAG